A section of the bacterium SCSIO 12696 genome encodes:
- the acs gene encoding acetate--CoA ligase — MHEFPTHSVSEAWKQRAHIDDATYQAMYRQSLDDPDGFWGEQARQFLQWHQPWQTVSQYDLSKGEAKWFDGGKLNVASNCIDRHLNDRGDQTAIIWEGDNPEDSQHITYLELHQQVCRLANVLKARGVKKGDRVCIYMPMIPEAAYAMLACARIGAVHSVVFGGFSPEALKDRILDSDCRLVITADEGVRGGKAIPLKANTDAALANCPDVHSCVVVRRTGGDIAWNEGRDIWYHQATAEVEAHCRPEVMDSEDPLFILYTSGSTGKPKGVLHTTGGYLLQAAMTHKYVFDYQEGDVYWCTADVGWVTGHSYIIYGPLCNGAITLMFEGVPTYPDASRFWQVIDKHQVNTFYTAPTAIRALQGAGDDFVTRTNRSSLKLLGTVGEPINPEAWEWYHKVVGEERCPIVDTWWQTETGAHMLTPLPGATALKPGSATRPFFGVEPVILDENGNELDGAAEGVLAIKRSWPSQIRTVYGDHQRLIDTYFSTFPGYYFTGDGARRDEDGYYWITGRVDDVLNVSGHRMGTAEVESALVLHDDIAEAAVVGYNHDIKGQGIYAYVTPMVGVEPSEELLEQLTALCVQEIGPIAKPDIIQWAPGLPKTRSGKIMRRILRKIAGNEIDSLGDTSTLADPSVVEQLIEHRHNR, encoded by the coding sequence ATGCACGAATTCCCCACTCACTCCGTTAGCGAAGCCTGGAAACAGCGTGCCCATATCGACGATGCTACTTACCAAGCAATGTATCGACAATCTCTGGATGATCCAGATGGGTTTTGGGGTGAGCAGGCTCGGCAATTTTTGCAGTGGCACCAGCCATGGCAGACGGTCAGCCAATACGATTTGTCCAAGGGCGAGGCCAAGTGGTTTGATGGTGGCAAGCTCAACGTGGCCAGCAACTGTATTGACCGCCATTTGAACGATCGTGGCGATCAAACCGCTATTATCTGGGAAGGCGATAACCCAGAAGACAGTCAGCACATCACTTATTTGGAACTGCACCAGCAAGTCTGCCGCCTGGCCAATGTGCTTAAAGCTCGTGGTGTGAAAAAGGGCGACCGGGTTTGCATTTACATGCCAATGATCCCCGAGGCTGCCTATGCCATGCTGGCCTGTGCACGTATTGGCGCGGTGCATTCGGTGGTGTTTGGCGGCTTTTCACCGGAAGCACTGAAAGACCGCATTCTCGATTCCGACTGCCGCCTTGTGATTACAGCGGACGAAGGTGTGCGCGGTGGCAAAGCCATTCCCTTGAAGGCGAACACGGATGCGGCTCTGGCTAACTGTCCTGACGTACACAGCTGTGTGGTGGTGCGTCGTACCGGTGGCGATATAGCCTGGAATGAAGGCCGCGATATCTGGTACCACCAAGCAACTGCCGAGGTGGAAGCCCATTGCCGGCCAGAAGTGATGGACTCCGAAGACCCGCTGTTTATCCTCTACACCTCGGGTTCCACCGGCAAACCCAAAGGGGTGCTGCACACCACTGGTGGCTATCTGTTGCAGGCGGCCATGACTCACAAGTACGTATTCGATTACCAGGAAGGCGATGTCTATTGGTGTACCGCCGATGTGGGTTGGGTGACTGGCCACAGCTATATTATCTATGGTCCGCTGTGTAACGGTGCTATTACCTTGATGTTTGAGGGCGTGCCCACTTACCCGGATGCTTCCCGTTTTTGGCAGGTTATCGATAAACATCAGGTAAATACCTTTTACACCGCACCTACCGCTATCCGAGCGTTGCAGGGTGCAGGGGATGATTTTGTTACTCGCACCAATCGCAGCTCATTAAAATTACTGGGTACTGTGGGCGAACCCATCAATCCGGAAGCGTGGGAGTGGTACCACAAAGTAGTCGGCGAAGAGCGCTGCCCCATTGTGGACACCTGGTGGCAAACCGAAACCGGTGCTCATATGCTGACTCCACTGCCTGGGGCTACTGCGCTAAAACCGGGTTCTGCCACGCGGCCGTTCTTTGGCGTGGAGCCAGTCATACTCGACGAAAATGGCAATGAGCTGGATGGCGCTGCCGAGGGTGTTCTGGCTATTAAACGCTCCTGGCCCAGCCAGATTCGCACTGTATACGGTGATCACCAGCGTTTGATTGACACCTATTTTTCTACCTTCCCCGGCTATTACTTTACCGGTGACGGTGCCCGCCGTGACGAAGACGGATACTACTGGATTACTGGCCGAGTAGACGACGTGCTCAATGTATCCGGCCACCGCATGGGCACTGCCGAAGTGGAAAGTGCTTTGGTACTGCACGACGATATCGCCGAAGCCGCCGTGGTGGGTTACAACCACGATATTAAAGGGCAGGGCATCTACGCCTATGTGACACCAATGGTGGGGGTAGAGCCCAGCGAAGAATTGCTTGAGCAATTAACGGCCCTGTGTGTACAAGAAATCGGCCCCATCGCCAAGCCGGATATTATTCAGTGGGCGCCGGGTTTGCCGAAAACCCGCTCCGGGAAAATAATGCGTCGTATCCTGCGCAAAATTGCAGGCAATGAAATTGATAGTTTGGGGGATACCTCAACGCTAGCCGACCCGTCGGTAGTAGAGCAGTTGATTGAGCATCGGCATAACCGGTAG
- a CDS encoding DUF1080 domain-containing protein, translated as MTRLLNNAYRIASLAIFVVCMTSCSHTNKTNWQSLFDGSSTSGWTQSGEAIWSVNNGELAVLPSEPNGYLVTERTFANFQLTLEFWPDAQVNSGVFIRCPDNKKIAAGTCYEMNIWDNHPNQSYRTGAIVKYQKPLAQVNTIGKWNRYEITAVDNVITVKINGVVTGQLKDDYLNQGYIALQRFNGGLIKFRNIKIKEI; from the coding sequence GTGACCCGGTTACTTAATAATGCTTATAGAATAGCGAGCCTAGCTATTTTTGTTGTGTGTATGACAAGCTGTTCCCATACAAACAAGACTAATTGGCAATCACTGTTTGATGGCTCAAGTACTTCTGGTTGGACACAAAGCGGAGAAGCAATCTGGTCTGTCAATAATGGCGAATTGGCTGTCTTACCCAGTGAGCCAAACGGCTATTTGGTCACCGAAAGAACATTTGCCAACTTCCAACTAACACTGGAATTCTGGCCAGACGCTCAAGTAAATTCAGGAGTTTTTATTCGCTGCCCAGATAATAAAAAGATAGCCGCAGGCACTTGTTACGAAATGAATATCTGGGACAACCACCCAAACCAGTCCTATCGCACTGGCGCAATCGTCAAATATCAGAAGCCGCTGGCTCAGGTGAATACCATTGGCAAGTGGAACAGGTACGAAATAACCGCTGTAGATAATGTGATTACCGTCAAAATAAACGGCGTTGTGACTGGTCAGTTAAAAGACGATTATTTGAACCAGGGATATATTGCCTTGCAGCGTTTTAATGGTGGGTTGATTAAGTTTAGAAATATTAAGATCAAGGAAATTTAA
- a CDS encoding SDR family oxidoreductase gives MSTSFNYQGKTVFVVGGTSGINLGIARGFAQAGARLAVFSRDQGKVDGAVAELQGLGAEAVGFSADVREYKQVQKALQQAHEQLGDIDVLVSGAAGNFPAAGNEMSSAAFKVVVDIDLNGTFNVLRSAYELLRKPGAAVINISAPQAFLPMQMQAHVCAAKAGVDMVTRTLAMEWGPAGVRVNSLVPGPIAGTEGMKRLAPTPEIQQAVTQSVPLKRQGSCEDMANAALFVASEQASYISGVVLPVDGGWSLGGASVMGEGLAQMMAAKKS, from the coding sequence ATGTCTACCAGTTTTAACTATCAAGGCAAAACGGTTTTTGTTGTCGGCGGCACCAGTGGTATTAATTTGGGTATTGCCAGGGGCTTTGCCCAGGCGGGCGCCCGGTTGGCGGTATTCAGCCGCGATCAGGGCAAGGTGGACGGGGCGGTTGCGGAGTTGCAAGGACTCGGTGCAGAAGCGGTAGGCTTTAGCGCTGATGTGCGCGAGTACAAGCAGGTTCAAAAAGCCTTACAACAGGCGCACGAACAGCTGGGCGATATTGATGTGCTGGTGTCTGGTGCTGCTGGCAATTTTCCCGCTGCAGGAAATGAGATGTCATCCGCGGCATTTAAGGTGGTGGTGGATATCGATTTGAACGGCACCTTTAACGTCTTGCGTTCTGCTTATGAACTGCTGCGCAAACCCGGTGCGGCGGTGATTAATATTTCTGCGCCCCAAGCGTTTTTGCCCATGCAGATGCAGGCTCACGTGTGCGCCGCCAAGGCCGGGGTGGATATGGTGACGCGCACCCTGGCAATGGAGTGGGGGCCGGCTGGTGTGCGGGTAAATTCCTTGGTGCCGGGCCCTATTGCCGGTACAGAAGGCATGAAGCGTTTGGCGCCCACGCCGGAGATTCAGCAGGCCGTAACACAGTCTGTGCCCCTGAAACGCCAAGGCAGTTGCGAGGATATGGCCAATGCAGCGCTGTTTGTGGCCTCTGAGCAGGCCAGTTATATCAGTGGCGTGGTATTGCCGGTGGATGGAGGCTGGTCACTGGGCGGCGCGTCGGTGATGGGGGAGGGGTTGGCGCAG